The following are from one region of the Hymenobacter sp. YIM 151858-1 genome:
- a CDS encoding amidohydrolase family protein, with protein MRFSHKLFTLALALGASATAALGQVPTPAPPQAKPILLVGGTLHVGNGTVVNDAAVAFDKGRITYVGAQNGFAADKAAYEVVDVKGQHIYPGLILPNTTLGLTEVDAVRATVDSREVGVFNPNVRALIAYNTDSDIIPTLRTNGVLLAQVTPRGGMISGQSSVVQLDAWNWQDAAVRADDGLHLNWPGMVLKLSATEDAQAVQKRQDTREQQLRDLESLLSEAAAYQQLPKGRKENLRLTALGGLFDGSKTLFIHVDYGKEIIEAVRFAKRLGVQKVAVVGARDAWMALDFLKQNNVSVVLSRIHALPRRPDDDYDLPYKLPYMLQQAGIPFCLDYQGDMEIPGSRNLAFIAGTAANFGLSKEEALTAVTLSPARMMGLDKDYGSLEQGKSATLVISTGDLLDMRTNNVTRAYIDGRAFSLENKQTYLNRKFSGKYGL; from the coding sequence ATGCGCTTTTCGCATAAACTTTTTACCCTTGCCCTGGCCCTAGGTGCCAGCGCCACCGCGGCGCTCGGGCAGGTGCCCACCCCGGCCCCGCCGCAGGCTAAACCCATTTTGCTGGTGGGCGGCACGCTGCACGTGGGCAACGGCACCGTAGTCAACGACGCCGCCGTAGCCTTCGATAAAGGCCGCATTACCTACGTGGGCGCCCAAAACGGCTTTGCGGCCGACAAAGCCGCCTACGAGGTAGTCGATGTAAAAGGCCAGCACATTTACCCCGGCCTGATTTTGCCGAACACCACCCTAGGTCTGACGGAAGTAGATGCCGTGCGGGCCACCGTCGACTCGCGCGAGGTGGGCGTGTTCAACCCCAACGTGCGGGCCCTGATTGCCTACAACACCGATTCCGACATCATCCCGACGCTGCGCACCAACGGCGTGCTGCTGGCCCAGGTAACACCTAGGGGCGGCATGATTTCGGGCCAGAGCTCGGTGGTGCAGCTCGACGCCTGGAACTGGCAGGACGCCGCCGTGCGGGCCGACGACGGCCTGCACCTGAACTGGCCCGGCATGGTGCTGAAGCTGAGCGCCACCGAAGATGCCCAGGCCGTGCAAAAGCGCCAGGACACGCGCGAGCAGCAACTCCGCGACCTGGAAAGCCTGCTGAGCGAAGCCGCAGCCTACCAGCAGCTGCCCAAAGGCCGCAAGGAAAACCTGCGCCTCACGGCCCTGGGTGGCCTGTTCGACGGCTCCAAGACGCTGTTCATCCACGTCGACTACGGCAAGGAGATTATCGAGGCGGTGCGCTTTGCCAAGCGCCTGGGCGTGCAAAAGGTAGCCGTGGTGGGCGCCCGCGACGCCTGGATGGCCCTCGATTTCCTGAAGCAAAACAACGTATCGGTGGTGCTCTCGCGCATTCATGCCCTGCCGCGCCGCCCCGACGACGACTACGACCTGCCCTACAAGCTGCCGTACATGCTGCAGCAGGCCGGCATTCCCTTCTGCCTTGATTACCAGGGCGACATGGAAATTCCGGGCTCGCGCAACCTGGCTTTTATTGCCGGCACGGCGGCCAATTTCGGCCTGAGCAAAGAGGAAGCCCTGACGGCCGTAACCCTGAGCCCCGCCCGCATGATGGGCCTCGATAAGGACTACGGCAGCCTGGAGCAAGGCAAAAGCGCCACGCTGGTCATCAGCACCGGCGACCTGCTCGATATGCGCACCAACAACGTTACCCGCGCCTACATCGACGGCCGCGCGTTCAGCCTCGAAAACAAGCAAACCTACCTCAACCGCAAGTTCAGCGGCAAGTACGGTTTGTAG
- a CDS encoding response regulator, with the protein MSNNSGAASQASTSVLQVLLVDDHPLVIEGLKALLKDIPDVQVVASAGSGGDALLRLQENPAIRVAIVDLNMPGMTGVELMRAIRTAHPAVCTMALSVFHDHSSVTDVLEAGGSGYVLKNTTKPELTDAIRQVAAGRTYFSPEVGAALLQNLHRNGANQTDGREEKPVELTAREMEILQLIAREYPNALIAEKLFISERTVETHRKNILTKTNSKSVVGLIQYALKHKLINNS; encoded by the coding sequence ATGAGCAACAATTCCGGAGCCGCAAGCCAGGCCTCAACCAGTGTTTTGCAGGTGCTTCTGGTCGACGACCATCCGTTGGTTATCGAGGGGTTGAAAGCCTTGCTGAAAGACATTCCGGACGTGCAGGTGGTGGCCTCGGCCGGAAGCGGCGGCGATGCGCTGCTGCGCCTGCAGGAAAACCCCGCCATTCGCGTGGCCATCGTCGACCTGAACATGCCAGGCATGACGGGCGTGGAGCTGATGCGCGCCATCCGGACGGCGCACCCCGCCGTGTGCACCATGGCCCTGTCGGTTTTTCACGACCACAGCTCCGTAACCGATGTGCTGGAAGCGGGTGGCTCGGGCTACGTGCTCAAGAACACCACCAAGCCCGAGCTTACCGATGCCATCAGGCAGGTGGCCGCGGGGCGCACGTATTTCAGCCCCGAGGTAGGGGCGGCGCTGCTGCAAAACCTGCACCGCAACGGCGCCAACCAAACCGATGGCCGCGAAGAGAAACCCGTGGAGCTGACGGCCCGCGAAATGGAAATTTTGCAGCTGATAGCCCGCGAATACCCCAACGCGCTCATCGCCGAAAAGCTTTTCATCAGCGAGCGGACGGTGGAAACGCACCGCAAAAACATCCTTACCAAAACCAACTCCAAATCGGTGGTGGGGCTGATTCAGTACGCCCTCAAGCACAAGCTCATCAACAACTCGTAG
- a CDS encoding RICIN domain-containing protein: MPIASVLLRSCVVVLWMGTMWGHHRAAAQNAPTPTEGTFYGVVARATGRALEVKGATAEAGAGVVQWEFTQAQSQQWRFVRISPGSEWYRIEARHSGKCLTLERPDENAPVVQRPYTGSLYQQWKLVAAGPVGCAQIVSRGNDFCLAVPSTDKLNGTGVVGQRAQTKATQQWRMFPLRLQLAENARTFGKPAPLGAAINTPANELHPVLTADGKTLYFVRTRFAGNTEGNTESGDVWTSQTTDNGQTWGPAIRIDALNTPQHNGVQAVLAGGNALLVRGWYQSDGTSKDEGVSKARRLGNAWGKVESVEIANYYTTGTSSTFFMTPDEKVLLMSLERADGQGANDLYISQPDRDGGWTEPRSLGGTVNSPGFDFAPWLTPDGKTLYFASYGHAGYGSADIFVCQRLDDTWTRWTEPRNLGPTVNSPGFDAYFQLGPEGKSAYWAAARTTNGPADIVRAAAGLTPAPDTLVAQAPVAAAVPVATAPPRGFVQGRVLDARTRKPVVAEVKAQRLGGDIVFNATGRTDAAGGNYQFSLPAGRYRVAATAGGFLTVTDTVSVSGPLTLDLLVMPAAVGSRLELPTIIFAQGKANLLGTSYAELNRLARTLQDNTSVEIRLEGHTDNQGDAKLNVKLSEERVAEVKRYLVSRGVAAERISTIGYGGAKPRASNEREETRRLNRRVEFTITKQ, encoded by the coding sequence ATGCCGATTGCCTCTGTATTGTTGCGTAGCTGTGTGGTAGTGTTGTGGATGGGTACGATGTGGGGGCACCACCGGGCCGCTGCGCAAAACGCGCCTACGCCCACCGAGGGCACATTTTACGGGGTGGTGGCCCGGGCCACCGGCCGGGCGCTCGAGGTAAAAGGCGCCACCGCCGAGGCCGGCGCCGGCGTGGTGCAGTGGGAGTTTACCCAGGCCCAGAGCCAGCAGTGGCGCTTTGTGCGCATCAGCCCGGGCAGCGAGTGGTACCGCATCGAGGCGCGCCACAGCGGCAAATGCCTTACGCTGGAGCGCCCCGACGAAAACGCCCCCGTGGTGCAGCGGCCTTACACGGGCAGCCTGTACCAGCAGTGGAAGCTGGTAGCGGCGGGCCCGGTTGGCTGCGCCCAAATTGTGAGCCGCGGCAACGACTTTTGCCTGGCCGTGCCGAGCACCGATAAGCTGAACGGTACCGGCGTGGTGGGCCAGCGCGCCCAAACCAAAGCCACGCAGCAGTGGCGCATGTTTCCGCTGCGCCTGCAGCTGGCCGAAAACGCCCGCACCTTTGGCAAGCCCGCGCCCCTAGGTGCCGCCATCAACACGCCGGCCAACGAGCTGCACCCGGTGCTTACCGCCGATGGCAAAACCCTATACTTTGTGCGCACGCGCTTTGCCGGCAACACCGAGGGCAACACCGAATCGGGCGACGTGTGGACAAGCCAAACCACCGACAACGGCCAAACCTGGGGCCCGGCCATCCGCATCGACGCCCTGAACACGCCGCAGCACAACGGTGTGCAGGCCGTGCTCGCGGGCGGCAACGCCCTGCTGGTGCGCGGCTGGTACCAGTCCGACGGCACCTCCAAGGACGAGGGCGTATCCAAAGCGCGCCGCCTGGGCAATGCCTGGGGCAAGGTGGAGTCGGTGGAAATTGCGAACTACTACACCACGGGCACCTCGTCGACCTTTTTTATGACGCCCGACGAGAAAGTGCTGCTGATGAGCCTCGAACGTGCCGACGGCCAGGGCGCTAACGATTTGTACATCAGCCAGCCCGACCGCGACGGCGGCTGGACGGAGCCGCGCAGCCTGGGCGGCACGGTGAACTCGCCGGGCTTCGACTTTGCGCCCTGGCTTACGCCCGATGGCAAAACGCTGTACTTCGCCTCGTACGGCCACGCCGGCTACGGCAGCGCCGACATTTTCGTGTGCCAGCGGCTCGATGATACCTGGACGCGCTGGACGGAGCCGCGCAACCTAGGGCCCACCGTCAACAGCCCCGGCTTCGATGCCTACTTTCAGCTGGGGCCCGAGGGCAAATCGGCCTACTGGGCGGCGGCCCGCACCACCAACGGCCCCGCCGACATCGTGCGCGCCGCCGCTGGCCTCACGCCCGCCCCCGATACCCTGGTGGCGCAGGCGCCCGTAGCAGCCGCCGTGCCGGTGGCCACGGCCCCGCCGCGCGGCTTTGTGCAAGGGCGCGTGCTCGATGCCCGCACCCGCAAACCGGTGGTGGCCGAGGTAAAAGCCCAGCGCCTAGGTGGCGACATCGTGTTCAACGCCACGGGGCGCACCGATGCGGCGGGCGGCAATTACCAGTTTAGCCTGCCGGCCGGCCGCTACCGCGTAGCCGCTACCGCCGGCGGCTTTCTTACCGTAACCGACACCGTCAGCGTATCGGGCCCGCTGACGCTGGATTTGCTGGTGATGCCTGCCGCCGTGGGCTCGCGCCTCGAGCTGCCCACCATCATTTTCGCGCAGGGCAAAGCCAACCTGCTGGGCACCTCCTACGCCGAGCTGAACCGCCTGGCCCGCACGCTACAGGATAACACCTCGGTGGAAATCCGCCTCGAAGGCCACACCGATAACCAGGGCGACGCTAAGCTGAACGTGAAGCTTTCGGAAGAGCGCGTGGCCGAGGTAAAACGCTACCTCGTGAGCCGGGGCGTGGCCGCCGAGCGCATCAGCACCATCGGCTACGGCGGCGCCAAGCCCCGCGCCAGCAACGAGCGCGAAGAAACCCGCCGCCTCAACCGCCGCGTGGAGTTCACCATCACGAAGCAGTAA
- a CDS encoding DUF6929 family protein, with amino-acid sequence MQATIQREVALPKLPSASGIEIVGDLAYIIGDDAPFLYCLSARELVAGKPVQLFETAHFSSGRIPKDVKPDLECLTAVALPDGQKGLLVMGSGATTAREIGFWVTLGPGTPPAAAVYPLSLAPLYNALKPLLPKGITLNLEAAAATADTLFLMQRSVGTDAGNLVFRCPLGAAMDFVQHRSAQVPPIGVQRYALPHISGKPSGLSGASVHHNLLFVSASVEDTTDPVADGEVLGSFVGIIDPNQQSRRALPVRMAQLVQPNGKPYLGKVESITVRREVARGRYELLLVTDDDKGGSTAVEVELTT; translated from the coding sequence ATGCAAGCCACCATTCAGCGCGAAGTAGCGTTGCCGAAGCTGCCCTCGGCCTCGGGCATTGAGATTGTAGGCGATTTGGCCTACATCATCGGCGACGACGCGCCTTTTCTGTATTGCCTCAGCGCCCGCGAGTTGGTGGCCGGCAAGCCGGTGCAATTGTTCGAAACGGCGCATTTCAGCTCAGGCCGCATCCCCAAAGACGTTAAGCCCGACTTGGAGTGCCTGACGGCCGTGGCGCTGCCCGATGGGCAAAAGGGCTTGCTGGTAATGGGCTCGGGAGCTACTACCGCCCGCGAAATCGGTTTTTGGGTGACGCTTGGGCCCGGCACGCCGCCCGCCGCCGCGGTGTATCCGCTTTCGCTCGCGCCACTCTACAACGCCCTTAAGCCGCTGCTGCCCAAAGGCATTACGCTGAACCTGGAAGCCGCCGCCGCTACTGCTGATACGCTTTTTCTGATGCAGCGCAGCGTGGGCACCGATGCCGGCAACCTCGTGTTTCGCTGCCCCCTGGGTGCCGCCATGGATTTTGTGCAGCACCGCTCGGCGCAGGTGCCGCCTATTGGTGTGCAGCGCTACGCCTTGCCGCACATCAGCGGCAAGCCCTCGGGCTTGTCGGGCGCGTCGGTGCACCACAACCTGCTGTTTGTTTCGGCCTCGGTAGAAGACACCACCGACCCCGTGGCCGACGGCGAGGTACTCGGCAGTTTTGTGGGCATCATCGACCCGAACCAGCAGAGCCGTAGGGCTTTGCCCGTACGCATGGCCCAGCTGGTGCAGCCCAACGGCAAACCTTACCTGGGCAAAGTAGAGAGCATAACCGTGCGACGCGAAGTGGCCCGCGGCCGCTACGAGCTGCTGCTGGTTACCGACGATGACAAAGGCGGCTCCACGGCCGTGGAGGTAGAGCTAACTACCTAG